CAAGCACAACTGAAAATTGAGAAATTTGAAACACAGCGTTCAATTGAACAATATAGTATAGGGATTATTAAAATCTAAAGCAGCGCTAGGAAACAATTTATGATCCTAAAATTTAAAGGGCAAGCCTGTTTATATGCTTGTGTTTGTGCTCAGCTGAGCCATTCTGGTGGTGTCACTGATTTGTGTGAGGGTGAGTCTGAATGATTTCTGAGTCACCCAGTAAGAGCCTTAGAAAAAGGTCTGAACTCTAATCCTGATTTGTCTGGATATGCAATGGTGGGGAGACAAGAAGGGTTGACAATTTTCTCTATGAATATTAAAAAGTGAAGATAAGCATGAAAAGATTCTATAGGTGTAGGTCCCCACAAGTCACTGATAACAAATTCAAAAGGTTTACAATAAACAATCTAAAGAAAGTAAGGAATGTATTTTTGAGCTTTAccgaaacaagaacgaaactcATTTAACTTTATTAAGCAATGgtatattacaaattttaactaCTAGCCTAAGGCATTATATTTCGGTGCCTGACTCTACAATGTCAAGTAGAGTGTGGACTAGGAGCTAGAGATGCtactgaattaaaaaaaaaatagaaactccTAGTACACAGATTCTGGACACAGAACAGTGGGTGCAATTAAGGCAACCCCAAAAGCACACCTCTATGAACTATGAAGGAGGATAGGTTCGAGATGTGGAAGCAAAGCCCCCAGATTTGGGAGCTCTGGTACCAACTTGAAAAACTTGAAtgatttttgaaaggaaatggctaaaattttatttcttactcagaTAATTACAATGGATGATTACTACTCCTATATAttgatcatatttatttttgctgagcaaaaaaaaatatagatcaCATTTAATTCAGAAATTTCAAAAGGACTAAAAACTGTTGCAATTGTTATGCTTTTCAACACCACCTTTATCATTCAGAGTTTTACTCAAAAGTAAGTGGTATTGGCACAACTAAGTGCGCAGGTGATTGAATTTTGTCGCAAACCTGCCAAGAATGGAGAAATCCAACTACCTGTGCAAGGGTAATAATTCATTTGAAGTTACAATTATTACACTACTTGTTTGCAGAGCCAAGTTGGATCAAGTTGTATCAAAAGCCTCTAACTAATATTGGCAAGTCAAAGGGCTTCAACAAGGAATTGATGCTGCGACCTTCATTTCCTACTCTTTCTTATGAAAGTGAAAAGCTTGATGTGAATACCATATCAGAAGTGATTGTTATTGTTAATAACATATGGAAGGTTGGGGACTTGGTAGATTGGTTTGCAGATGGTTGCTATTGGTCTGGAAGTGTGACCAAAATATTGGGAAATGATAAAGTTCAGGTAATacttatttttgtctttaagTTGTCTACTTATACTGAATAtctcatttgaatttttaatgagCTATAACTGCTAGAATAGAAATTATTTGGTACTATTAGATTTCTTAGTTTTATCCTATTCATACTTAAGATCAtgcattcttttttaatttttctctttaattctttgcctactttttttcttttttaggttTGGGCCTAACCCGAAAAGTTAGCTCATAGGGTGAGAGTTACCCCCACTTATATAACTATTTTGGTCATATCACTAGTCGATGTGAGATTTTGTTTGTGTTCTTTTATACTTTTTCCTACTTGAATATCAGACTTAGATTGATCTGAATGCATGAGGAGAGTGTTTCCTTCgctctttatttataataatcaaaattgaatacaaaagaTAAAGAGATCCCTTGATTATAGGGATTATACAATCAAAGTAAATTACATTGAAAACAGTAAATGAAAATTAGGAAACAAATCATATTCCAATGGGAAACTAATCATATCTcgacactccccctcaagctggagcatatatAGATCATATGTGTCTAGCTTGGAACAAATGTAGGATATCCTTGGCCTTCTAAGTGGCATGGTAAGGATATCTGCCaactgatcatttgaattgccgGTGGTGACTTCTCCAAAAGTTATCTTGCATAAAGTGACAGTCTATTTCAATGTGTATAGTCTGTTCATGGAAGATCGAATTAGATGCTATTGCAAGGCTGCTTGGTTGTCACATATGTTTCATGGACCCAATTTAATAGAAAGTTCACTAAGGAGTTGCTTCAATCAAATCAGCTCACACGTAGTAACAGACATAACTCGGTATTCATCCTCTGCAGATCTGGCCATAGTTTTAAGTTTCTTGCTCTTCTAAGAAACGAGATTCCCACTAATTAGGACACAGTATCCTGAGGTTGTTCCATATAGACTTCCTCTCGGACTCTGTTTGAGACCATACAGGGCTTTTCATAACTTGCAAACACTAGACAGCCCCTGAGCaacaaacccaggaggttgctCCATATAGACTTCCTCAGCTAAAACACTGTGTAGGATTGCATTTTTTATGTCCAACTGATAAAGGGGCCACTGCTGCATAGCTGCCATGGACATTAAGAAACCAACAGATGCCATCTTGGCGATCAAATAGGTTTCTTAGAAAGGAGAGTGACATGAGAGAAGAGACAAAAAAGTGGGGGAGGAAAGAGaaatgagttttttattttcttagaaagttaaagatttaattactattatatccctacattaaattttgaaaaataaaagaggtgattgattttttagttaaaattttttgtgttgattGCTAATGTACTCATACTAAAAAAATGGTGTGAGTGCATTAGCAAACCCCTATATATATAACAAGTCTGAACAGGGTTACATGAGAGGAAAGAAGCTATAGCTTAGGGCCTAAATACAACCAGAAACAGTTTTATAAAAGATTTACAACAGATATAAGCAGCTTTTCTAACAGATATGATTTACGATTGAAAATTGTGACATTGTTTGATCCATATCAAAGGGTGTTGACTATTGAATGTGAATCTAATGGACCATTATGTAGTGCTTTTTGTTTTAAGGCTCATTCAGTTCTATCCTCTCAATTTTTCTGTCATCTATcattttatttccaattttatCAAGATATGAATGACATACCCAACTATAAGTTGTTTCCTACCCCCTCTTTTTTTAATGAActtttcctttatattttttttgaacaaTACTTGTCAGGATGTATTTTAGTATATCAGTATATGCCAATGTATAAATGTAAAAACAGTTTTGTATTTTGTCTGTAAGGGCTATTAGCTTTTGCTAACTGCACCTCAATAGGATCAGTTGGTTAGCTTTTTGTTAAAGTTAGTTAGATTTCTGTTAGAGTTAGCTatagttatttttgttgtgttttctgTTAGAGTTAGTTGGCTTTCTGTTAGAGTTAGTTAAATTAGTTCTGCTGTATAGAGGTTTATAAATACCTGGATTGTAACTGTCTCTAACCAGTTTTTCAGATCAATAAAATCAGCTTTgttcttctccttttttctcTGTTATCTCTCTACTTTCCTCTCAGTTTATCAAAAATAGTATTATGTGAGCattgtaaattaatatttattatgcgTCTTTCTAGATTGATTTGCTACCTCCTCCAATGGGTGAAGGGTTATCTTATGATGCATTAAGCAAGGATCTGCGCCCATCTTTGGACTGGTGTCCAGAAGAAGGTTGGACTGTGCCTGTTCCTATGCCTATGGTGTGTACTCAACCCTATAAGTTGACTTGTCTCTGTATTTATAAATTGATTGCTTACATGGATATTTTTCTTTGGTTAAATTTTGTGCCATAACTAAATTTTAGACAGTGCCTATGCCTCTTGTGTATATTTATAATCTCACATTTGTCTTGTCTTTGTGCATATTAAATTTGGTGCAAAAACTAAATACATTCATAAATTATACGATATTTCTTGCTTACAGTGGAAAATGTCCTTTTTTTAGTCTTCAATATTAGTTTCAGttcttaatttttgtaaatCTGATTGTAAAATCACTCTATTGCTAAAAATGGATGTCCCCTTGGAAATATACTTTTCCTATGCAAGTACACCTTCTATGATAACATCATTGCTTCATGTAAGTTTTGTCATGGCTTCATTGGTATATTTAAGTGTCTCAATCTTTGTTGCATTGATCATTTTGACTTCATACTGCAAAAAGTTTGTTTAGGTTTTCAGAAATCATTTTGATATCTCGGTTTGCATTATCAATACTTAATTTCCTTGCCAAAGTTGCAGGGTGGTGAATGCAGGCAACCTTGTGCTCGTATAATGAATCCAGCAAATTCAGGTAAaacaatatatcaaaatatactcttttggtttcttgcatttgaaattttgaatgaaaaCTATGAGGTTTCTGAATTGAAGACTAATTTGGCTAGCCTTTCCTCCCTTGCTTCTCTGGCTCGTTAAATGGTGTAGTGACCTCACTTTTCTATTAAATAAGGTTATCGTTATTGGCCCATTTTGTTTTGAATCCAGTAATTCAAGCTGTTTCTGAATGCTTGGTTAGCTGGAAAGGAGCTGTTTATCCTTCGGGTGTACCTGATAAAACTTTTGCAAAATTAGGAAATGAAAATAGGGATACCTAACTCCTCCTCACTGGCAGAGGTAGCCGTCTTTCAAGACAAAAATTTGCAGAAAATAACAATAGGGATCCTGCTGAAAGCAGAatacaattattatttcatcAGCAAATAAACTTGTACATTGATGTgtaattataataacaaaagGTACAAGTTATAcccaaaaatataaagaaagaagTTCATTAGCAAATCCTGCATATGCCACACATATGGTTACAGAATATTTAAAAGCAAAATGCTGTAAATATGGAATAACCTCCGTAGAGGTTTCCTTTGTGTAGCTGTACGCAACTCATGGAAGAACAAAGGATTGTGCCAGAGCTGCTACCCCACAATAATCTAATACATACCAACCAAAAAATCAGATATCGCACCCCAAATAATCGTGCCGGCATCAATTCAACCCTGAATGACCCCATAGATTTAGTGAATAGAATGAATTCTGTCCTCCCCACCAGAATCATCTCTATGTTTAGGCAATCCCATTTAGAGCATTAACCACCacataatatgatatttaaatataaaaagaaaaagatgccAGTTAGTTAGTTTTAGTCAGCTCAGCTGCTGTTATTTTATGGCTGTTAGGTAGTGTTGTCTATAAATAAGACAGGCTTGTTGTATTTTAGACAGACTGAATGATAATCAGAGTGCGGTGCACATTTCCTTGACCtctttgtctctcttctctttccctCTATCCTCTCAATTctgtttcttctctcttttcctctttctttctctatctATTCTGTTTCTACGTCTCATTACATCAAACAATCAACCACCCATAGTATCTAACAGACCAGTAGCAATATGTGATTACCATTGTGAAAACGAGCAGATATTGATAGCTGCAATATTTTTTAACCAGAACCAGACATAGAATATGATATCCTGCATGATcttatcaaaatcaaaagatgctTGTTTGAACACACAATCATCCTCCAAATATTCCACACCACAACAGTTCACATAAACGTCATgacttttttctctctatttgaTGATGCACACCCCATATTTTGCCAGAAATGAGCTGTTGCACTAGGTAGAACAGTCAGTTCATTCAGCCAAGAGTAATAAGTGTTCCATACCTGAGAAGATGCAGGACAAGTGAAGAGGAGATGTTGTTGTGATTTTTCCtgtgaatggcaaaaggggcaTAGCATGTGATCTATTATGATCCTTCTTTTGGTCAGATTAGATTTCAATGGCAAGAAGCTATGATGAAAGATTCTCCTCATGAGACATTGCACTTTAGGAGGGACTCCCAATTTCGAGATCTTGCAAAACAATTCCTCACTAAACCCACCTTCTCTCGCATCAGTAATTGCGGCATACGCAGAATTGACCTTGTAGGAGCCCATAGGATCTGCTTCCCATATCCAACTATCTACCCTGTCATCTATAAAACCTTACTTTCCTTCCATGACCACCCTTCCATTTCACTCTAGACTCAAACCACTTATCCTTACTAAGACTCCCACACACAAGGCTTAGGTCTCTTCAACATAAGGAACCTTTGTTACTCACCACACAAGACCTGTCACCCCCCATATTTAGACTCAAATTCTCCCCCACCCAGGCATCCTAAAAAAAGACAAGTAAAATAAAGGTAAAGAAGAGATTACTGAATTGATCAAGCAAACTCCTGCAAAAGACAAAGTTCAATGCCTCCAAGATGACAATCTTTTTTCACTTTCTCCAAAATAGAATACAATTGCCCCAATCCTTTCCTTGCTCAAACTTTGTCtgccttttctttctctcttttccccTCTATTTTCTGTCCCCAATCCTGATATCATGCCAAAATTCACTTCTTCACTCTCCCAATAAACTCCAATTCCTCCCTTGGAACGTTCTCTGCAGTGGTCATTTTCCCATTTTCTCCCAGTTCTTCACACCTTTCCATACACTTGCGGAAATTTATAGACTTTGGTTACTCAGTTTACACTTTGCTCTGCTGGttgcattattattttcatttgatcTAGAGCTATTTTTGCTGTTTAACCTCCTCCTGTTTTGCTATTTCCTGGGGTGTGGTGAACATCCATGATACAGATGGAACAGTAAAGGTTGGCCAGCATATGGCAAGGACAgtttcttctcctttgtctttaaATTTGAAAGACTGTCCAGAAAGATCCACTGCGAGGAGAAAGCAATGCAACAATGCTAGAAATGATATGGAGATTGATGAGTCTGGTAGTAAAGTTGAAAGTGTTTGTTTCTCAAGTAACGTTTCAAATCCGCACATAATGGATGCATCAATTGAGAATTCGGAAAAGGCTACCATCAATGGTGGATATAATGAGTATCCCACAAAGAAGAGGAGCGACAGAAGCCTTTGTCTGAATTCCATGTCTTCCAATACGGTAGAAGCTGCAATCATAGACTTGGAGGAACTTGTGAATAGGATTAAATGGTTAAGGGATGTGTTGAATTTGAGGGTGCCGCCTTTATCGTATACTAAACAGCCTTCTTGGGAGTTTTCACAACATCATGCACCATGCAAATAATTGTTCTGTAATCAATGTTTGACCTCAGCATAAATAGCTTTTTTCGTCAAATATAATTCTCGGCTGTAGATAGTTACGTGTCTGTGCAGCTGATTTTGAAATGTAGTTGGTTCTTATTTTCGCTTTGGTATTTTGCGCATTGTTTCTTGTTAGGATTTTTCATGGTAATACAATGTTAATAAAAGAGGAGGGATTAACTTACCCGTAActcttttaaagtaattttatattctcattgttaattttcttaaaatttaataattaagattagttacttattataatcattagattttaaaaaaaatataaggatgAGGAATAACGTTAAAAGAGTTATttttcatcataatcattttcttaaaatctaatgtttaaagattaattacttattataattattagattttaaaaaaatgaaaggtgaGAATGAGAAGTAACTTTATAGGAAATTGATCCCTCATTTAGAGGAGAGAAGAACTCACTCCAAGAATAACTTTAAGATTTATCTTTGTCCTaacaattgattttatttttaaataatttgttttcttaaattcTAGTAATTAAGATTAGTTATTTGTTACAATCATTCATTAAAAAGTATACTTTAACAAAAATGATATAATGAATAGTTATTGGACTTGTATTGGTAATTATTGGGCTTTGgccatttttttctctcacaatttttgtattaaattaactaatgaGAATTTATTCTTCtcacaattttttattgtaatagtaagtatttataataaatatacttTAATTGTATCATGAACTTGAATTTgaactaaaaaaatgattatgtcaataattcataaattttggtagattttatattaatttggcTTAATGTCAATAATTCATAACattgaatcttataaaaaaaaacttaaaatagtcaaaattaaaaataaaaactaaaaacaatgcAAAGCGGCAAATTTCTTCCTGCCCTTTATCTTCACAAATTTCCTAGGTGTATTCTTTATGAGAATTGAACATTTTGTATATAGCATTGTTGGCCAATTGCCTCCCCATAACTTTATAACATGTCAACTACATCTTGAAAGTATGAGATTTTGACGTCTTACATGTTTCCATGACAATCAAAATCTACAATACTTTGACCAATTTTGTTAAGCAAAAATTGAAAAGCAACATTGAAAAACAATTCTatacattttaacaaaaataaaaataaaaacatgaaaaaaataagactttTTACAATTATGAGAAGACATGGGATAGTTAATCTCATGTGTTACTTTCCATTAATTGCTCTAAGAACCccaatttctctttcttttaggctaccaaaaaataaatgagttaacattttaataaaagtAGAAGTATGACAATGTAAAAGGattaaaagaacaaagaaagtTGTAATAACAGTTAGgtatttataattgttaaaaGTACAATAATAGCAAAGTCCTATTGAATCATATCATGAAGTAAACATATACATAACTACacattttatgtatatttttctcttcttctggaAATGAAAACATTACAAACAGCCACACTTCACAATCAATACTCATAAATAAAGGAgacatttaaaagaaaaattgcataccataatTTATaccttcaaatataaaataaatcaatttgagaCCAATAAAGTAGGCAGAAATATATCTTGAAGTAGCCAGAAAAATtgcatgaataaaataaaataaaattaatcacaTATGGAAAATGATTACTATACCCAAACCATAACCATtacaaaagaatataaaattacataataaattagtttttataattaatagggTACGTGCCTCTCTacctattttaaataaaaataaaaagggagaaaattttataagttaaaaaataaaaaataatactaacaaAAAATAACTAAGATGATAGTAATGagtaattattaaaagaaagtAGTAAacgtttaaaaactaaaaaatgataaaagtatCTAAAATTTGTAGACACTAAGAGGGAATATCCTGTAAGCAAAGATTTTTAACTAACTGGTTATTATAGAATTGATTGATTATAGttagaaattacaaaaaatttagTGGTTAACAAATTAGGTAAGTACGGTAGAGGAGGGggatagaaaagaaaataacgtAGCTGCCGTCTGATGTTGGATCGCGGTTGTTAAAATTGAAATAGTTGAAGTTACACCTCAACTAGATTTTGTTGAGATAGAGAGAGAGGTGccgagagaagagaaaaaagagaaaggcgTCAAATGGGAAAATTCATTGttgaatcaaagaacatgttATTGTGGAAAACCTCAAAAGTTACGTATGTCATGTGCACATGTCAGTGTATACATTGGATTATGTGTCAATGTCAAGAGTCTACAATGTTCTGTTAGTAAGCATGCGTCATCATGATTATTAACCATCATATGAAAAATCACAATTATGAGTCAATTCAgtcatgaaaagaaataaaaaaggtcGATCAAAATTTACAAGAATACGAAATAATATggatgagagagaaagagatcaACCAAAATGGTATTCAATCTACACAGTCCAGTTGGTCATTCAAAAAATAGGTGTTCCCACTGTCCCAAAAGTTCAAGTCaagcaaattaatttttttgttctatcaatgtatttcatttcacatcatttataaattaatggAGGAGTGGTatgttttagtaattttttttaaaaaaaggaaaaagcacATTGAGAATTCAGGTTTGGGAACCCGAATACTCAACGttgaaactcaatttttttttaaatcacagTCTAAATTCGGGCCCCTCAACCCGAATTTACATTGTGAATAGTAAAGTTGCATATTGGTGTAAATAATAGAGGAAATTATAtgttttggtaatttttttggtacatctaggaaaaatttcaaaaaattcctgtttttttttcaatacgtATGTAGCACTGATTTGGTTTGCTTTTTGGGTCATTATTTCTGGTAGTCTACTCAtttgacaatttttattttctaagctATGGCAGGATGTCATTTTTAGCGATGAATGTAGTTATAGCCACGCTTCTTGAGCATTAGTATTAGCAAAATGCTAACTCATCACGCCCTTAACCCTCTTTTAAagactttatttttcttaattacacGTTTGGTCTTTCAAGCATTCTAATTGTGCAATTTTAGTCCCTTATGTTTCAATGTGTCAATTGAATTCTCGAAATATCACAAATGTGCAAGTTTAGTTCCATAAGTTCCGATTGGGTATTCTATGTAACGAAATTGTGATTTTAGTCTCTCCTTTTTGGTTGGAATGATTAATGTCACCTGagatgaaatttgcatgatgatATCATGCTGATATGGTCATTGATTTAACATGCTTGCTTTGTTTCTGAATTTGGTATGTCTGAtcttaatttcaagtttcataaaTGTGTAATTTTACTCTATTAGGTTTTCATAATTGTGGATTTTAATTTgtcaaatttcataattatacaattttaatcttttttttctctctattttgtCTACAACATAACCCACCAAATTGTATTTCGAGGCTAAACTTACACAATTATGAAACTTGCTAGACTAAAATTGCACATTTTAAATCAAGGATCTCATAAACATGTTAAATTAGCGACCATATCAGCAAGATGTTATCATGAGTAACACATCATCAATCAATGTCACATTAGAAATTACCATTgacaaaagaaactaaaatagcACAATTATAATACCTAAGAGACCCAATTAACACAATTAAAACTTAACAGACTAAAATCACACATTTGTAATACCTAAAGGACCCaattggaagttgaaagacTCATATCGCACAATTGTGATACTCAAAGGACCaacaatacatatataaaaatttatttgatactttttatggaaatcaattttttatcaaaCCGCTtgttatgtaaataaaaaataatgtaatatatgtttttaaaaatgtcaaaatatgaataaattaattatcttggcattgtttaattttgatcaaatttgaCCCAAACAATCAAGATAATATACAGTTATAATTCAACAAacgatgataaaaaaatatatataacattagcagtagtataataatttatatgtcACAATGATCTACTTTAATATCTTCCTTATCTACTTTAATATCTTCCTTATACGTTATACGTTGGAcatattaaatgaaaactcttacttattgtgaaaatgaaaattataaatgacttaaatagatttttgatttttataatattaattttttgtttttggtccttataatttttttatttaaaaattgtctATCATAGCATAAAAAATCTCTTAATTATATAATGgtgcaaaaaaaaagtataataaaataaaagataaaaaaaaataataaattgtatgATTACTATTCCTAAGAATGTGTAAGTAAATAGAAAACCATAAGAACGATAgcattttttcccttttaaaaTGACAGTAATCTTGCCTTACTTTCGATGTTCTCCTAGGCTCCAATACTCGTAGTCGTAGGCCTGGCAAAATCTGCTGTTAGGACAAAAGCTTTTGCAGAAAGGAACAAGATGAGATACTGCTTACTTGATCTCAATTGAGTCAATTTGCTTGACTCTTAACATGGATTCACAACCAGATTTACCCGTACTAAACCAAACATAGCAAGAGACTACAACCAAAATCTCATTATAAGAAGCAGCAGCTCACAATCAAAATAGCAATTAGCAAGTTTTCTAGTTTATAGTAGTTAAGAAATTAACCAATcaataacagaaaacaaaatacGGTTGATTTTATCAAATAGTAGAAATATACTAATTGAAGTCACACTACAATTCAACAGAAAACACTAAAATTCGTATTGAAATTACTGGACAAGTATGAAAACCAGATTAGAAAATATCTCCAATCTCATAATGCATGATGTGAACa
Above is a window of Glycine soja cultivar W05 chromosome 12, ASM419377v2, whole genome shotgun sequence DNA encoding:
- the LOC114379097 gene encoding uncharacterized protein LOC114379097 isoform X2 gives rise to the protein MPDLPFQVGDLAESKCFQGGYRGAWFRCKIRDIRTKNAVISHLLEYIDYPDQKPSWIKLYQKPLTNIGKSKGFNKELMLRPSFPTLSYESEKLDVNTISEVIVIVNNIWKVGDLVDWFADGCYWSGSVTKILGNDKVQIDLLPPPMGEGLSYDALSKDLRPSLDWCPEEGWTVPVPMPMGGECRQPCARIMNPANSDGTVKVGQHMARTVSSPLSLNLKDCPERSTARRKQCNNARNDMEIDESGSKVESVCFSSNVSNPHIMDASIENSEKATINGGYNEYPTKKRSDRSLCLNSMSSNTVEAAIIDLEELVNRIKWLRDVLNLRVPPLSYTKQPSWEFSQHHAPCK
- the LOC114379097 gene encoding uncharacterized protein LOC114379097 isoform X3; the encoded protein is MQEPSWIKLYQKPLTNIGKSKGFNKELMLRPSFPTLSYESEKLDVNTISEVIVIVNNIWKVGDLVDWFADGCYWSGSVTKILGNDKVQIDLLPPPMGEGLSYDALSKDLRPSLDWCPEEGWTVPVPMPMLQGGECRQPCARIMNPANSDGTVKVGQHMARTVSSPLSLNLKDCPERSTARRKQCNNARNDMEIDESGSKVESVCFSSNVSNPHIMDASIENSEKATINGGYNEYPTKKRSDRSLCLNSMSSNTVEAAIIDLEELVNRIKWLRDVLNLRVPPLSYTKQPSWEFSQHHAPCK
- the LOC114379097 gene encoding uncharacterized protein LOC114379097 isoform X1 encodes the protein MPDLPFQVGDLAESKCFQGGYRGAWFRCKIRDIRTKNAVISHLLEYIDYPDQKPSWIKLYQKPLTNIGKSKGFNKELMLRPSFPTLSYESEKLDVNTISEVIVIVNNIWKVGDLVDWFADGCYWSGSVTKILGNDKVQIDLLPPPMGEGLSYDALSKDLRPSLDWCPEEGWTVPVPMPMLQGGECRQPCARIMNPANSDGTVKVGQHMARTVSSPLSLNLKDCPERSTARRKQCNNARNDMEIDESGSKVESVCFSSNVSNPHIMDASIENSEKATINGGYNEYPTKKRSDRSLCLNSMSSNTVEAAIIDLEELVNRIKWLRDVLNLRVPPLSYTKQPSWEFSQHHAPCK